The DNA region TCACAAATGCTTTTGGGATGTGTCTAAATAATTGAAATCAATCAAATATATAGGAGTAGGTAGTGATGAAGATTCTGACTATTCTGGGCAGTCCGAAAAAAAACGGTAAAACAGCTTTTGTGCTGGATCTTTTTGAAGAAAAAATCAGGCAAAAAGGAATCTCAGTAAAAAGAATTAATATAATCGATTACAATATCGGCGGATGCAAGGGATGTATGGCTTGTGTACAAAAAAAGAATGAGCCGGGCTGTATCCAGAAAGATGATGTACCGGCTCTCTTTAAAGAACTGATACGTGCTGATATGATAATGTATGCTTCACCACTTTACGGATGGGATGTAAGCAGTCAAATGAAAACCTTTTTTGACAGACATTTCTGTCTTGTAAAAGATTATAAAACCCCTGAACATGTTTCTTTGCTTGAAAATAAAGATATTCTTACGCTTACGACCTGTATGGGAGAAAAAGTTGGGAACACAGATCTGGTATCTATTTTCTACGATAGGTTCGCAGGCATGCTTGGTTGCCGAAGCCTTAAACAATTTGTAGTTACTCAGTCGTTTAATCCTGATTTCTCTGAAAGAGCAGAAGAAGTTGCTCAGAGAATGGCTAATGAAATTATCTGAATGCATAACGGCGGCCAAGGCGGGAAGTTATTCCGCTTTGGAGGCCCTTATAAAGCACAACCAGGATTATTTATATAATCTTGTTGTACGTTTTTTGGGAAACTCTCTGGATGCGGAAGATGCTGTTCAGGAGATCTTGATCAAAATGATTACAAGGCTTTCCTCATTTAGAGGCGAGAGTAGTTTCAGGACATGGTTGTACCGAATCACGGTTAACCATATCCTGAATATGAAGCGTTCTAAACATGAAGAAGTTTTTACTTCATTTGAAGACCACAAGTTTTTTATCGAAAATCTGCCGGATGACTCTTTAAATGGACTCTTTGCGTATTCAGAAGAAAAACAGCAGCGCATGACAGAAGAAACAAAAATACAATGTCAGATGGGGATGTTGCTTTGTCTGGAACGGGAAAATCGAATTATCTTTATCCTGGGTGCCGTTATGGGAATTGATTCCCTCACCGGATCGGCGGTTATGGACATAACACCGGAAACTTTTCGGAAACGGCTCTCACGTTCCAGGA from Sediminispirochaeta bajacaliforniensis DSM 16054 includes:
- a CDS encoding RNA polymerase sigma factor, whose product is MKLSECITAAKAGSYSALEALIKHNQDYLYNLVVRFLGNSLDAEDAVQEILIKMITRLSSFRGESSFRTWLYRITVNHILNMKRSKHEEVFTSFEDHKFFIENLPDDSLNGLFAYSEEKQQRMTEETKIQCQMGMLLCLERENRIIFILGAVMGIDSLTGSAVMDITPETFRKRLSRSRKQLSNYMNGNCSLINTNGVCSCRKKTNILIQKGYVNPENRMFYTTHLEKVMEHVKSYSQYADDMLEKRVDDSFREHPWLSLPASIVPLKDIIQNMEVSWDKSKLL
- a CDS encoding flavodoxin family protein produces the protein MKILTILGSPKKNGKTAFVLDLFEEKIRQKGISVKRINIIDYNIGGCKGCMACVQKKNEPGCIQKDDVPALFKELIRADMIMYASPLYGWDVSSQMKTFFDRHFCLVKDYKTPEHVSLLENKDILTLTTCMGEKVGNTDLVSIFYDRFAGMLGCRSLKQFVVTQSFNPDFSERAEEVAQRMANEII